In Pseudomonadota bacterium, the following are encoded in one genomic region:
- a CDS encoding hydratase produces TNIQAADFATQLAEQFLKKIPVTEVDANMTMEQAVKVQEEFVSILTKEFGKPVGYKAGLTNPNVQKVFGVSQPVRGTLLKKMMLKSGTTIPANFGSISMSEGDLIVRVKDDAINQAKTPEETLKHLDAVIPFIELPDLVCGKGVKFNGPILVAINVGARYGVMGKRIPLKATPEWIERLKNFTLQVFDEKGALVAEGKGTALLGDPLNVVLWIKDSLAAEGKKLKKGDLLSLGSLTKMMPSKPGATVKAVYTGLDPKGPVEISVTFN; encoded by the coding sequence TTACTAATATCCAGGCTGCTGATTTTGCCACTCAACTGGCAGAGCAATTCCTGAAGAAGATTCCGGTTACTGAAGTTGATGCGAACATGACAATGGAGCAGGCAGTGAAAGTACAGGAAGAGTTTGTCTCAATACTTACCAAAGAGTTTGGAAAGCCAGTTGGTTATAAAGCAGGATTGACGAATCCCAATGTGCAGAAGGTTTTTGGTGTGAGTCAGCCTGTACGGGGCACTTTGTTGAAAAAGATGATGCTCAAAAGCGGCACCACTATCCCGGCGAATTTCGGTTCCATCTCTATGAGCGAAGGGGACTTAATCGTGAGGGTCAAAGACGATGCGATCAATCAGGCAAAGACCCCGGAAGAAACCTTGAAACACCTTGATGCGGTGATTCCCTTTATAGAATTACCTGACCTGGTGTGTGGCAAAGGTGTTAAATTCAACGGCCCGATTCTTGTAGCAATTAACGTAGGTGCCCGTTACGGGGTTATGGGTAAACGCATTCCTCTCAAGGCAACGCCGGAATGGATAGAGCGGCTGAAAAACTTTACCCTTCAGGTTTTTGATGAGAAAGGAGCTCTTGTTGCAGAAGGTAAGGGGACCGCTCTCCTTGGTGACCCGCTTAATGTTGTCCTCTGGATAAAAGATTCACTTGCTGCCGAGGGAAAGAAATTGAAGAAAGGTGACTTACTCTCCCTTGGCTCACTCACGAAGATGATGCCTTCAAAGCCAGGTGCCACCGTGAAAGCCGTATATACTGGACTGGATCCGAAGGGCCCAGTGGAAATATCAGTGACCTTCAATTAG